GGTCTGGATATCAGTGTTAGAGGTATCATTTACTTTGCAGTTGTGGTTCCACTGTTGCGATTCAGCGCCGCCAATCTCCgtagaataatatattatttattaccttttcagcGGATCATCTCCTTTTGTTTAAGAAAccctgattttcttttattttcttttcttttatcttggaATATAATTGACTAAACGTCGGAAAAAggcataatgaatatatatatataatatatatatattatatatatatatataatatatatatataaatgaatatacatgGAGCTACAAAacgtccttttatatctaattcgttctacctcggaattaatatattttttagtcaataagaaattcgtcggctcatgggcgcgaaccatcgaaccaacaaattcaggaacaCAGTGAAGctaacatatattgaaaatatattaattctgagatagagtgaattagatataaaggacattttgtaggcTAGCTCGATGTAGgttatatgaaatcacggtaaatgtgatataccttttatatgtatgtataaaataatatatatagaaatatatatatatatatatatatatattatatatatatatacatatatattatatatatatatatatatatttatatatatatatatatatatatatatatatatatatatttaaatattatgtatatatatatatatatatatatatatatatatatatatatatatataatttattttttaattttatttatattgtaatggCGTGTTACCCAACACACGGTACACTTATCAAAATATAGGTTACACCTGTATTAACTTAACATGACACGAAactcacaaggtgtgaaatcgtaccacaaccttaaaccaccGTGTGCagaatcaattcaggggtgaaaataaacacttgagaaaaatcacttaaatttaatacataactcttaggcagaaatcacacctgaacctctatcatacaaaaatttatgaataacaaGCACGCTTAAATAgccactaaacaaatcccaaatactcaACTAATAACAAAAACCAACTCACTCAAACACAAAAAGGAGGGGTCcaaaaaggaggagaaaggcaaaaagaatgaatatcctaacaaatacaagctaatattcctaacaacttctccgtaTGTTCTAAAGTTGTCCTCTTGCAAGGCAAGgtacaactccacgtctggaggacaaaccAGGGTGATTATCAGAGCTGAAtccaaaaaaaatgtcaaaaggtggctggcaagtatcaagctgtccactgaatacgacagcagaggaacatttgccgtgagcttacaaatgtaaataatttaccttgggacagagaggtccccttggctttataactgaaccaaaggcgttaaggataaatcctgaagctgcaggcTGGGAGATACAATAGGTATGTAGGAgggtgaataatctccagtccatGTACATATGCAACGGCCAAAAATCAGTACCAACGGTCAATCCAAACAGCGCCCAAGAGAAGGTTCAGGAAACAACTCGCTCAAAAAACTACCGAAGACTTCCATATCCCCTCTGGTCAACAAGAGcgaggggttggggggagagaaGGCCATACCCagtgaaatcaccaaatatggaatttgaaaagagggttagcaaaaacatacaagccaaacaccggagaggagtaaactagcaattaccattcttaactaattaacagtttgaaaataatctaatacattattcacttaacattaactggcaacaagatgacaatatatatatgtgtgtgtgtgtatagatatgtgtatatctatagtctatatacatacatacatattatatatataatatatatatatatatatactatatatatatatatatatatatatctcgtatccaggggggtgaggggggggggggggggggaaaaaaaaacagttattcgaaaataattattcgaaaacagttgttcgaaaacaattattcgaaaagTAATTGTTCGACATAACAATTGTTCGAATTAACAATTGTTTCGAAAAAGATagctataaaataataattaaacataatACTTTGTTCATTTCCAAGAAAactcaaaaagatttttttagtttagaGGATACATCCTTTGCAAAAAGACATGGCTGAATTTATTCAAAGGAAGAGCCATGCTATTACTGGACGGATTCGTATATGTGAAAGACAAGCAAGTAAGGTCAAAGGTCTATTGGAAATGCCAACATTTTGCTGAAAAGTGCAAAGGCCGCGCTATAACAGTTGATGGCTCGATCAGTTCTACTTCCGGTGAACATAATCACTCTGGAAATTCGACAAATGTTGAGGTACGGAAGTTTTTAGATAGACTGAAGACTGACGCAAGAACAACACGAGATTCTCCTCATTTTATCATCTCTAACGCAGCTGCACAGTTAAGTGGTTGTGTTGCAGCTGCTCTACCGCAAACCAGCAGCATAAAGCGAACTATCAATCGAGTGAGGAAGGAAGAAAGCAATGTAGATCAACTGTTAATCATCCGAAActaattaatattattagaacaagatatgaGAACAAGCAAGGGCGAATCTTTCTTGATGTTCGATTCCGGAGAAGTAGATGACAGAAAGCTGGTATTTTCAACCCAGAAAAATCTTAGTGTGCTTGCTTCATGCAAGCattattttatggatggtacctTTAAAACTGTGCCAGTTATTTTCGAGCAGCTTTATACAATTCATGGAATGAAAAACGGCTTTGTCATACCTTTAATTTATGCCTTATTACCGAATAAGAGAGAAGAAACATATAGAAATTTCCTTACAACTGTTAAAACAATAGCACCGCCTTTAGATGTTGAGTCTGCAAACACAGATTTTGAGCCCGCTATGGTAAAGGCAGTTAAGGAAGAATTGCCATCTAGTAATCATTACgggtctttttttcatttgtgtcaGTGTGTATatagaaaagtttgtgaattcggCCTCAAGAGAAGGTATGACACTGATGCTGAGTTTTCGCTAAACATTCGCATGCTACTAGCCCTTGCCTTCGTTCCTGCAGATCGAGTCGTCGAAACTTTCAGCGCACtaatggatgaaaatatatttccagcCGAAGCTTTACCTATAGTGGACTACTATGAAGATACCTGGATTGGGCGGCCTGGCCGTAGGAATACGTGTCGCCAACctaaatttgaaattgaaatgtgGTCCTGTTTTGAAAGGGTACAAGATTTGCCCAAGACAAACAACATAATTGAAGGATGGCACCACGCATTTCTTCATCAAGTCTCTGGATGTCATCCAACTATCTGGAAATTCTTAGCAGCACTAAGAAGAGAACAAGCCCTGACTGAAATTAATATCGAAAAATTATTAGGTGGGATCGAGTGCAacacaaggaaaaagaaatatcagAGGCCTGCAAAACGCTTGAAGTCGCTTACTGATAAATTCTTCGAGTATCAGTATGTGATCGATTATTTACGTGCGATTTCATATCATTTCAGTTTGTAaacttgcagatattttgttttgaaattgtcattttattaaacttatttttatcctgTATTACTCAGAAATGAATTCATGTCCATTTTATTGTGTCCTTTTTTTATATCCTgtaatactaatttttttattttcataaaaacaaaatgagtgtttataaaataaatatttttgaacaaCTATTTATAGGTATATTTTCGAACTGTTGATTCGAACAACTGTTATGTCGAACAGTTACTTTTCGAATATTTGTTTTCGAACAACTGTTTTCGAAATAATTCTTTCGGAACAATTTGtcctagattctatatatatattatatatatatatatatatatatatatatatatatatatagtctataaatacatatatctatatatattatgtatatgccgTTTTTCTGGGAGATAATTTGagcttctattatatatttatatatatatatatttaatattattataatatatatatatatattatatatatattatatatatatatatatatattgtatatataatatagataataatatatatatatatatatatatattagatatatataaattaatattaaaacatcttggtatattatataaatgtctatatatTGTTCTAACTGTACTTGTAATATAGgttttgcatttcttttcatacatatttttgtatgttataTAATTGAAATTTACTGTATGAGTGTAAACGATAAAATGAAATTACATTGGAGTTTCAATGTAATATTGGAGACTGAAGGAACGACAAGATTTCAAAGGACCACAGAGTGGGATGATAAAGGTCTCCTGTACTACTTCCTGATTTCCTCTATGCCTCCCCATTCCCTTAATCCTTTTCGATATGAAGCTCTTATTTGATTTATCTTCTTGGTCACCATCTCTTGCGTTGCATTTTGGCACTTCTCTTTTAaaccccttccacacgaggggcaaacGCGCGGTGGGCAGACACTGGTACCAATTTTAGGGGTGAATGGCAATCACGAGTGTCATCCAAGTCATTAGGTTCGCCTGCCTGTGCCTGCCGCCTGCCTTGGACTGTTTAATCTGGTAACATTGCTCAAAAGTGAGAGAATTATGGGCAAATCTGAGTGACTGTCGTGTCTTtccccctcgtgtggaaggggctttagtCACTCAATTAGCGGCCGGTAAGCTGCATTCCTTTTGTGTctgtcagaatattcttttcttatattCCACAGGCATTGCTGCAGCATATCAATCTCGTAgaaccccgtccagaactcttATCTACCCAAAAGTCTGATATGTTGAACtatatcctcttctgtgccgtttcttggaAGTGAACCTCTTAGTTCATCAAGACTCGTCGACGACTCCACTCACGGGCAAcctatcagttctgaacgactaaagccccgtccacacgacgggCAAATGCCCGGCAGGCAGACACTGTTCCCAATTCTCTGTGGTATGGGTGGCAATCACGAGTGTAGATGACGTCATAGACGAGGAAACCACGGGCAAACCATCGAAGTGCCCATGCCCATTGTTGAAGTACTGGATGGGCGCCTGACTAGGGAtcacgttgccagacgcacaatgtTACAAGTCAACACCGTGCCCTCCGTCGGTATCTGTATCAATTGTAGATTCAGTTCATGGAGTGAACTCGTGTTTATTCCAGACAGTCATGGAAAAGTGGTCCAGGGAAGCAACCCGCCATTTAATAGATTTATTCAGAGAGGAACCGTGTCTGTGGAATGTGAAGACGGTGGAATACAGAAATAGAGATAGAAAGGCTACAGCTCTGCAGAAAATAGCAGAACACATGAACAACGGTGGTTGGCCTTCCTCTGCTGAAGAAGTGAGAAAAAAGATCGATACACTTCGAAACCAGTATCGACGAGAACGGAGGCAGAAGCAGCAGTCAGAGAAGTCTGGGATAGGAGCAGACGACGTATACATGCCACGCCTATGGTGTTATGATTCCCTGTCATTTATGAATGATGGTGACGACCCCCGGCCATCGGTGACCAACGTAGACAGACCCACACACACTCCTGACGACTTAGCGGCAGATGTTCATTCTGATAGTGAGgtacgtatatacgtattggtataatgaggtactctctctctctctctctctgttttggtttCAGATGGTGTTGCAAACACGATGTACCAGATAGCAATATATTTCATAGACCATGTCCCATTTATTACAAATACTAAACCTAAATAATGTGCAAGGATACGATATGGTCTGAAAacagccaacacacacacaccaccaccaccaccaccaccactgtcAGTGTGACGTTAAGGGCAATAGCACTGAACAATTCCAACGAATCTTTATTCACccacccacgagagagagagagagagagagagagagagagacttcactgaAATATTTCTCAAATTATTGCCATGTACCACactgacccctttcattcatGCAGTGTATTCTCCAGGCATAATCATGGTCATGTTTTAAATGTAACATTGCCTCTACAATGTCCATCTGTCCTGCCAGGGCACGGCACCTTCTTGATTGAAATATTCCATGTAGTCATTCCGCACGTTTCTGCCTTCCACGGTGCCGTTTCCTCCCACCCTCTGCAGTCCTCTTAACTGTTGATTATGTTTCCACCCACCGGGGGCAACTGTGTGTAGTGAAATGTCCTCACACTCCAAAGGGCCATCATGTTGCGTGTATGTACTAACATGGTCTCTGCGTAGGTAGTTATGGAGAGTCTTGCATGCTAGGACAATGTTATCAACCTTCCCCGGAGGCAGATTAATTGGTGTCAGGAACACGCGAAATCTGTTGGCTAGGATTCCAAACGCATTTTCTACCGTACGTCGAGCCCGAGCGAGACGGTATGAGAAAATGCGTTCAGAACGGTTCTGATTACTATGTGGGAATGGTTTCATGATATGACGTTTTAATGGAAAAGCGTCATCTGCAACAAAAACGTATGGCAGTGTCCTCTCACTCCCAGGAGGCATGGAATCCGGTGGTAGACCTGCATTTCCATTTTCAATGCACACATTCATATTACTCATGTCCCACACACCACCGTCGGACACTCTCCCATTTCTACCAAcgtcaacatatatgaaatcaGAATTTGCATCACATATGGCCAATTAGCCACGACCCGGTGTAGTTGCctttataattgtaataataggAACCACTACCAGCTCGAGCCGTTATGGCAATGTGCTTTCCATCAATTGACCCCAGACAGTTTGGGAAGTTCCATCTTGTGTTGAAGCCGTCTGCCACACTTTTCCATTTCTCTGGGGTACTAGGCGTCTGTTAATATAAATAAACCCCTGTTAAGTGTATATTTGCTTATGTACATTAAATTCATGAAATCACTTCGCATCCTGTCTTCCGTTAGGTGACAAACAACTATTTATGCATTTCGGACTCCATAAAGTCTCGTTTTTCTCATTATGACACAATGTTTACGACACAGGCTCAAATTGTGGTATTATGGCAGTTAATAAAATTTGCATACTTACACATTACTCCATGATTTTAATATGTAGTTTGTGAAACCCAAAAATCCTAACTAAAGTTTCGAAGACGACGTAGCCCCATCCTCCCTCCCCTAACTCAAATTCCACTTTCTACCCCTCCCACACTCATCAATCAATCCCTTCCTCCCCATCCCAACCAATCCCCTTTCTCctatcccccctctctctctcaacataattAACTCAGGACCCTTTAATTAATGAgcctttttttaacataattgaaTACAGATGTCCATTTGCACGAGATATAGCAGTCTTGTATTTGTCATACCATGCATACCTGTGTGTATTACATTATTGTGACATGAGTTTAATTGTTTCTCCTATTTCAGATTTACAACGATCCTCTGTTGAAGGACATATCAACCGATACAGCAACGTCTGGTAACCCTTCTTGTTCCCGCCAGGACACCAGCACTACCTCACTGATGACCACAACTGACCATACAAGTACATGTAAGCGCAATCGTACACCAAATAAGAATATCAGTACAAGGGGGACAAAAAGGGAATTTGAGGATTCAGATGCAGTGCTGCAAGAAGCAGTTCAGCAGCTGAGGGCAATGTCGTCATCGGAAGAGATTACTGACGTTTACAGTGATTTTGGGAACGTTGTTGCTCACGATTTGCGACAAATGTCACAGGAGAGCAGGATATATGCACAaagatttataaatgaaattccgTTTTTGGGTAAAGTGGGGAGGCTATCACCGTCAACAATGATTGTTGAGTAATGTGAGTCGTGACTAGGTTTCCTGAAGTGGGAATGACATATTATGGTGTACGTTGATTAATGTATTTGTTTCTCCTATAATAACACCTGACTACCATTTTCTATTGTAATACatgggaaagtaaaaaaaaaaaatggaatgcacTGTTACTATCATGAATGTTACGCAATGATATCGTTGGGTTGAGTAAATACCCGATCGTTACGCCACTTGTTCTACCTTGGCAAAATACAAGTGATTGATGGGGTATGGCCATTGTATTTTCAGTGAAATGACTGTGGAAGAACAACTAACATAactgatattattattcataagtatTGTTTGTGATTTTTGCTGTCCTagtaactactactactgtgGGTGTGTAAATCCTGATGTCATTATCTCAAATATAATATGACGGGTTAATTGTTTTCATCACTACACACATTACCTGCAGATACTCATCCTTCAGCTCGTCATATATTGCTTGGCAGGTGTCTGGTACTATTTGTGACAAACTCTGCTTAGAAATTCGTGTAGAATACTGGAGTGACGAGTAGCTGGCTCCAGTGCTGAGAAATAAGAGTGTTGCCTCCAGTCGAGCTAATGCAGATATAGAATCCCTCATATTGGTGTCTTGTTTCTCAATTCGATACTGCACTTTCGCTAGAAGTTTGTAAAAAGTATCTGGGTCCATTCTCATATAGTGGTGAAAGTCCCTGCGATGATCACTTTGTAATTCACGCAGAATTGTCACGTGACTTCCCAGTGTTGTTCTATTTCCAACCATTTTTTGCACCACTGTTTCTTTACTCTCCTGTCCTTTTTCTTCTTGCACATAGCAATAATTATTGTACACAAAGCTATGCGTTTAGCTTTAACTCTCCGGGTACGATTTTTACGTCCCATGTTGTACCGAACACTCCACTGCCCGACGTTGCCTGCCACAGCTCTGACTGCCCTCTGCCCGGCGTCTGACCCAAGTCACGTTCGCCTGCCTGTGTCTACTGCCCGCCTTAATTGggctgtttgatctggtaacactttcaaagcgagagaattccgggcaaatcagagtgcctGCCGGGCATTTGCCCGTCGTGTGGATGGGGCTTTAAGCGCCCTACAGACTATCATACATGTATGATCAAATTGGCGTTGGACAATCCAATTTGAGAATGTAGAGGCTTGTTTGAAGGATTGAACAAGCAGTTTGAAGCTAGCTTGTCCAACAAGACGTTTGACCAGCATGCTTGACGAGTCTGTAGTGGTGTTTGATCATACATGCTCATTTGGTCACCATCAACCATGGCGAACACACAAGATAACCAAGAATTTTGGATAGAGTTCATTGAACTCTATCAATCATTTCCATGTCTTTGGAAGGTTAAAAGTGAGGAATACAAAAATAGGACACTAAAGGCAAAGTGTCAGCAAAAATTGCTTGATAAATTGAGAGAACACATCCCAAATGCCACCAAGGATATGATACCAAAGAAAATTAACTCTCTTCGTACTAGCTACAGGAGAGAATTAAAAAGGTGGTTCAAAGTGAGAAATCTGGTGCTGCAACTGAAGACATGTATGTACCCTCATTATGGTTTTTCGGTGCTCTAAATTTTCTCCGAGACCAGGAAATTCAGGAAGAAGGGATATCTACAATAGACATTGATGAAGAGGTGAGGAAATATTCAAACACATttaatgcaatgtatatatattttaggtagTTTTTGTACACTGTAGATACAGATACAACTTTCAGTATATCCAAGTAGTATCAATTTATATCTGATAAACCTGATGTTATCAGAGATAATGGTAATTGTCAGTGTAGAGAATCACATATCTTAATGATAGtacatcaaataatgaaaataaataaatcatggttGCGGTCTACATAATTATTAATGTAGCTTCCAGTGTATTAGAGTTCgtgaatgtattatatatgtactgtCAGTATGTCTACAAACAATGCACAAATAATTACCTATGTTTAGCTAATTTGCTAGAATTTGTAAAGCACAAGAGTACCATGTACGAGAACATAATGCACAGCTACCCTAAACAATATGTAATCAAGCTATATAAACTCTAGTTCAGCTATAACTTCCATGTGATCCTACATACTTGCTAGGGCATCCATCCTGGGCCATTGAAATACTGACAATACTTATTGCGTACATCCTTGGCTGACAATGAAGACTGTTGAACAGTTAGTTCAAAAAATATGAGCTGCCTTCTACTGATACTTTCTACAT
This portion of the Macrobrachium nipponense isolate FS-2020 chromosome 10, ASM1510439v2, whole genome shotgun sequence genome encodes:
- the LOC135224014 gene encoding uncharacterized protein LOC135224014 gives rise to the protein MDPDTFYKLLAKVQYRIEKQDTNMRDSISALARLEATLLFLSTGASYSSLQYSTRISKQSLSQIVPDTCQAIYDELKDEYLQTPSTPEKWKSVADGFNTRWNFPNCLGSIDGKHIAITARAGSGSYYYNYKGNYTGSWLIGHM